A genomic window from Silene latifolia isolate original U9 population chromosome Y, ASM4854445v1, whole genome shotgun sequence includes:
- the LOC141630888 gene encoding putative mitochondrial protein AtMg00860, which yields MRIVLQRLRDNQLYAKLSKCKFWMDKVAFLGHVLSKEGVSIDHRKIEEVSKWEAPKNVAEVRSFLGLASYYRRFVKDFSKIAKSLIALITKENRFKWDENCETAFLTLNDRLTTTPILALPKANENFEVYTDASKN from the coding sequence ATGAGAATTGTCTTGCAAAGGTTGAGGGATAACCAACTGTATGCGAAACTGAGTAAGTGCAAGTTCTGGATGGataaagttgcttttctggggcatgtgttGTCAAAAGAAGGTGTCTCAATTGATCATAGAAAAATTGAAGAAGTATCTAAATGGGAAGCGCCGAAAAATGTTGCTGAAGTAAGAAGCTTCCTGGGTTTAGCTAGCTACTACAGAAGGTTTGTTAAGGACTTTTCTAAGATAGCAAAATCGTTGATTGCGCTGATTACAAAGGAGAACAGGTTTAAATGGGATGAGAATTGCGAGACTGCCTTTCTAACACTAAACGACCGATTGACTACGACTCCTATTTTAGCACTACCTAAAGCAAATGAgaattttgaggtgtatacagacgCATCTAAGAATTAA